GACGAAGAATACGAAGAATTTTATACGCAGGCGTGCGGCGGGTTCGGCAAAGTTCTAAAAACGATTCATACAAAAGCCGAAGGAGCTATGGAATATTCGGCTATTGCGTTTATTCCCGAAAAAATTTCACCGTTTGAAATTTATAATCAGGAACGTAAACACGGTGTAAAATTGTACGTGAGAAAAGTGTTTATTTCCGACGACATAAAAGAATTACTGCCTGATTACTTCCGTTTTGTGAGGGGAATCGTTGATTCAAACGATCTGCCGCTTAACGTTTCGCGAGAAATTTTGCAAGATAATCCTATTATCGGTAAAATTCGTAAGGCGCTTTCCGGAAAAATATTTTCGGAACTTAAAAAACTCGCTCAAAACGACAAAGAAAAATATTCGGCGTTTTGGAAAGAATTCGGCGCAATTATCAAAGAAGGTTTGTATAACGATTACGAAAATCGCGAAGAACTTTTGGATATTCTGCGATTTAATTCAAGCGGCGGCGACAATGCGGATTATTTGACTTCGCTTGACGAGTATATTTCTCGAATGAACGAAAAACAGAAAGATATTTATTATCTTATAGGCGATACTTACGAAACGGTTCGTAAAAGTCCGCACATGGAATTGTTTCGTGAAAAAAATATTGAGGTGATTTATTTTACCGATCCGATTGACGAGTTTATAGTTCCCGCTTTGTTTAACGCAAAAGGAAAAGAACTCAAAAGTATCGCCGATTCAAAATTAGATTTAGGCGAACTTGACGGCGAAGATAAAACCGCCAAAGAGGAAAGCGAGAAAAAACTGAAAAAATTTATCGGACGCGTCAAAAATATTTTGAATGAAAAAGTAGCGAACGTCAGTATTACAACACGCCTTAAAGAAAGTCCGGCAAGAGTCGTAGCCGGCGAAGGCGAGGTCGGCGGTCATATGGAAAAAATGATGAAAGCGATGGGAAAGATGATACCGGATAGTAAAAAGAACTTGGAAATTAACGCAAATCATTCGGTAATCGACAAACTTAATTCTCTGTACGAAAAAGATCCAAAAAGCGACGATTTGCAGGAATGGGTCACACTCCTTTACGAGCAGGCGCTTATCGCCGACGGGAGTCCGGTTCCGGATCAATCGGCGTATATGCAGAGAATAAATAAATTGTTTGAGAAGGCGATCGGGTAGATATAGCGGCGTTACGAAGATTATAAAATCAGGCGTTTTCAAGAAAACGACATAAAGTTTTCTTTTTTGGTTTTAACGTTCGCTAAATAAAGCATAATGTTGTTGAACATATAGTATTTTCCTGCTGGAGCTAAACGGAGGAAAAAATGACCAAAGCATTACCTGAATACGATATAATAATTGTAGGCGGCGGACCTGCCGGACTTTCGGCGGCGGCGAAATTGAGCAAGACGTTTTCTGTCTTGTTAATCGAAAAAAATGAATTAGGAACGACTTTCGCCTCCTGGTATTCTTATTTGGATAGAGTAAAAGCGCAAAAATTGGATGACGCTATTGCGTTCAAAAGCGAACACATTCATTTTGTAGCGCCTACTTTGCAGCACAATATGAGAGACGATTGCGTGGTTTTAGATCATGATAAAACGCTGCAAATTTGGATAGATAGAGCTAAAAACAACGGCGTAAAATTTGTTCGGGCGGAGTTTCGCGGCTATTCACGAAAAAAGCAAGATTTCGTGACTGTAGAAACGACAAACGGAATTTTTACGGGTAAACTTTTGATTGACGCCTGCGGGGCGCATTCGCCGATAGTGCGTAAACGCAATTTGGTCAGACGCGTAGATGCGTGGGTAATTTACGGCGCAAAAATTCGCGTCAAAAATAATCTGCGTCCTGTCCAATTGGAATATTATCCGCTTAACGACGACGAAAATACTTACGTAGGTATTCATCCGTTTAACGAAAATGAAATAAATTTTTATGTTTTCATCGGAAAAAACGGTACTTTCGGCGATCCGCAGAAACTAAAACTTCGATTCGAAAAAACGCTTGCATCGACTTATCCGGACGCAGAAGTTATTGCACCGCTTTACGGCTCGATTCCATCGGGAATATTGAAAAAATACGCATTGGACAATGTTATTTTTTGGGGCGCTTCAGGAATGCTCAATCCAGACGGCTGCGGAATGGGATTTAATGAAATTTTGCGGCAGTTGGATACTTTCGAAGCGGAGATTACAAGAACTTTCAGAGCGAATCGTCTTGACGAGCGGGCTTTAAGACGAGTTGCGCTTGGGCTTCGTAACATAGAAACCATGCATTTCCAACGAATTATCGGAGCGTTTTCACTGTATTTCATAAGGTCGGAAGGACGTTGGGACGGCGGTGTGCGGTGGTTGAACGCTCTGGGCGGTCATAGCAAATACTGGATGCGTAACGAAATGTCGCTTTTGTGGATTAGAGACGCGACGCTTAAACTTCACAAAGCGGTTCCGTTCAAAGAGACGATAAAAATGATTCCGCCGAACGAATTACTGTTTATTTTTGAGCAACTTATACGTTTTTCGTTTTCTGCTATTTTCATAAACATCTTGCGGTTTTTCGGTCTCGCCAGAAGATGAAGAAATTGTTTTTATGCAATTTGGGCTGTTCAAAAAATTTTGTTGACGGCGATACGATTGCAGGTTTTTTGGTTAAAAACGGATTTGAAACAACTCAAAACGCCGCCGTTGCGGACGCGATAATAGTTAATACCTGTTCGTTTATCGAGCAGGCGACGCAGGAAGCGATAAATACGATTTTGGAGTACGCTTCGCAAAAAAAAGTCGGGAGTGAATTTATCGTTTCCGGGTGTTTTTCGCAGCGATACAAATCAAAAGTTGAAAAGAATTTTCCAGAAGTCGATTTATGGCTTTCGACGCAAAATTGGCGTGAAGAATTAAAAAAATTCTATAATTTTCAGGATATTACGAAAGGTTTTGAACGGATTTTGTCCGAACCGATTCACACGCAGTATCTAAAAATTTCCGACGGTTGTTCTCACAAATGCTCGTTTTGCGTTATTCCTCAAATAAAAGGCGATTTTAAGAGTGAGCCGATGGAAAAAATTGTCAAAGAAGCGCAAATTCTTGAAGAAAAAGGAGTTAAGGAAATAATTATAGTTTCGCAAGACACTTCTTTTTACGGAAGAGACATAGGCGTAAATCTTACCGTCTTATTAAAGACGCTGTTGGAAGCGACGAATTTTCGCTGGATTCGGACGATGTACTTGCATCCTAATTTCGTTGACGACGAATTTTTGGACTTTATTGCAGGAAATTCACGAATTTGTCCGTACTTTGATATTCCGTTGCAGCATATTTGCGATGAAATCCTTAAATCAATGGGGCGAAAACCGAAAAAAAGCGAGTTATATAAACTTATTGAAAAAATACGCAAAAAAGTTCCTAACGCGACAATTCGTTCTTCGTTTATAATCGGCTATCCTAACGAAAACCTAAAAGATTTCAAGGAGTTATGCGAATTTGTAAAATGGGCGGAATTTGACAAACTAGGCGTTTTCCCGTATTCGCCGGAAGAAGGCGCAAAAGCGGCAAAACTTTCGAATCGTCCGGCAAACAAAACCGTGCAAAAAAGGATAACTACGATTATGGAAATTCAAAGAGAAATAAGCCGGAAAAAACAGGAAGCGAAAATAGGACAAAAAATTGAGATAATCGTGGACGGAGTCAGTGAATTTCCAGAATATAATTTTGAATGTCGAAGCGTTGGCGACGCTCCGGAAGTGGACGGAAAAGTTTTTTTAACGGATGGAGACGCGGCTGTCGGAGATTTTGTTGAAGCCGAAATTGTCGATTGCGACGATTATGATTTGTTTGCGAAATTCGTTAAGAAAGTATAATAAATACGTCTTTTAACGACAAATTTATTTAACAATTCTATTTTTTTCTTCCAAAAAGTTATTAATCAGTACAAACAATTCGGATATTATTTGACTTTCCGCGACTTTTTTAACGGTTTGTCCTTTGACAAATAAAAGTCCTTCGCCGATTCCGCCGGCGACGCCGACATCCGCCTCTTTCGCCTCGCCCGGACCGTTTACGACGCAGCCCATAACGGCTACCGAAATGTCTTCTTTGACGCTTTTAAGTTTTTCTTCGACTTTTTCGGCAAGTCCGGCTAAGTCAATTTGAGTTCTTCCGCATGTCGGGCAAGCAATTAAAACGGGTCCTCCGCGAAGTCCGAGCGATTTAAGAATTTCCCGTGCGACGCCGACTTCATCGACAGGGTCGCCTGAAAGCGAAACTCGAATCGTGTCGCCTATTCCTCTCGACAAAATAGCGCCAAGCCCTGCGGCCGACTTTATCGTTCCGGTTTTTATCGTTCCGGATTCGGTAATTCCAATGTGCTGCGGAATATCGGTCTTTGACGACAAAATTTCACACGCCGCAATCGTAGAAACTACGTCGGTAGATTTTATCGACAAAACCAAATTTGTAAAATTTAGTTCGTCCATCATTTCTGCATACCTAAGAGCGCTTTGCGCCAGAGCTTCAGGAGTCGGACGCCCGTATTTTTCAAGCAAATCTTTCTGCAAACTTCCTGAGTTTACGCCGACGCGAATTGCGATTCCAGCCGCTTTTGCCGCTTCTACAACCTCTTTTGTACGCTCAACCGAACCGATATTTCCCGGATTTATCCGAACTTTCGCCGCGCCGGATTTTATTGCCGAAAGAGCCATCTTATAATCAAAATGAATATCGGCTACAATCGGAAGTTTCGTTCGTTTGACAATTTTTTCAAAGCCTTGCGCCGCCGCGTCGTCGTTGACGGTTATGCGAATGATTTCACAGCCCGATTCTTCCAGTTTGCGAATCTGCGCGGTTGTCGCCTCTACGTCAGCGGTTTTTGTGTTCGTCATTGATTGAATGGATATTGGATTTTCGCCGCCGATTTTTACGTTTCCGACAAATGCAACCCGAGTAAGTTTTCTTTGAATCGAATTTATCATATAATTTCCTTTTGTTTTTATCGTTAAAAATAATATTTTTCATCTATTACTTTAAATAAAACAGTCCTCATTGCATTCTTTTGTGTAAAAAAACTATTTTTCGGCGTGATTTAAGCGAAACAAAAACACTCAATCACCGCACTTTTTATGAGGACCGGAATTTGCTTAAAAAAATAAAAAATTATTACATTGCAATATTCGCGGTGTTTCTTTTTTCGGTCTATTCTTTTGCGCAAATTGAGTACGGAAGCGGAACATATAGAAATCCTTATGCCGATTTATACAGCGGTTCTCCTTTGCAGGAATTTCATGCGGACGTCTTGGACAAAAACAAACCGGCAATGATGAAAGACACTTTAATTGTTGATTTCGGAAATCGAAACGTTACGTTTTCACGAATTGACAAATTAACCGAAATGCCTGTTTGGCAATTTCATTATTCGGAAATTGAAGATTATTTGCGCGATATGGAAACACACGCCAGAAATTCGCTTTGGAATGAATATGTTCGCGAAAAAGGGAAATTCTCAAGAAAAGACAATTACACTAACAAATCCGGACTTACGTTTGCCGTTCCTGCTCGTCTTCCGCGCTGGGCGACAAGAATTTTAGGACAGGAACCGCCTAAACTCGCTATCACCGGCAGTCAAAAAATACTTTTTGGCGTATCCGTAGACGCGGACGAAGGAACTCGCGACAAGCCCGGGAAAAAAAGAGCGCAGGTGATGTTTCAGCCGACGAGCGATTTTAACATAAAGGGGAGCGTCGGTCGTCTTTTACATCTCGAAATAAACCTTAAAGGCAACGTTAAAGATTCCGATTTTTTTGATCAGGCAAGAGATCAGTTAAGCCAAGTGAAAATTCACTATCGCGAAGAAACGCCGGGTGAATTGGAAGACGATATTATTCAGGAAGTCGAAATAGGAAAAACTAATTTTCAAATGCCCGGTCAAGGATTGGCGGGATATTCTTCCGGCAGTAACGAAAATCTGTTTGGAATAAAAGTTCGCTCAAAATTAGGTCCTTTGGAATTGACCACGATTGCTAGTATAGAAAACGTGGAAACCCAGCATAAAACGATTAAAAGCAACGAACCGCGGACCGATACTATTTCAGAACTACAATACGCAAAAAATCAATTTTTCTATATTGACGATATTTATAGGCAAAAAGCGGAAAATCCTTCAACGCAGGCGCCGGAGATACTTACCGAAAAAATTCATGTATATAGAAAAGTGACTTGGAAATCTCCAACCGACGACATAAGATATGCTTATTATAAAGAAGGCGGAGAAGAAGCGCATGCTTTTAAGAAACTTAAAAGCGGCGTTGATTATACAATGGATTTGACAAGACAGGGAGTTATTCAATTTATGAGTCGGCTAAACGAAAGCGACGTTATCGGAGTAGTTTTTGAAATAGCCGGATTAGCATATAAAGGCGATACGACAATTAATAAAGTTGTAATAAACGACTCTACAACCGCAGACGCCTACAGGGATTTGTGGGTACTTAAAAACGGTTCTTCAAAAATAGAAAACGATAATTACAATTTGATGCTGCGAAACGTCTATTATATAGGAACAGGCGATGAAACGGATTTTACTTTGGACGTTCTTCGCAAATCGCTCGACGGTAAACAGAAATCGCAAAACGACGCGGGAGAATATTTTTCCGATATTTTGGGTTTAAGCGAAAACGGAACTATTTCGGTGACGAATCGTCAAATCTTTGACTTGGAAAACGGGTATATGTTTATTCCTCCGTTCAAAGCGAAAACCGGCGAAAACGCAAACTGGGTTTTTACGAATCCTAATTTAGGACTGTCGGACAAAGATTCAAACGTAAATTTTGACGCTTATGACGACTCAAAATCATCGGTTAAGGCAAAGTATAAAATTGTAACAAAAGGCAAAAAGAGAGTTGAGCGATTTAATTTGGATTTTGGCATTGTAGAAGGATCCGAAAAGCTTTCTATCGGCGCCGGCGACTCTCTTATCCGTTACACCGACTATGATATTGACTATGGCTTCGGCAGCGTAGTCTTGATTTCTCCGAAAGCGTTAAGCGCCGATGTTATAGAGTGCGATTACCAGAAAGAATCTTTGTTTTTACTTGATAAAAAAGTATTTATCGGAATTAACGGGAAATTGGATTTACCGGGAATCGGAAGAAATTCGTTTTTATCGACAACTCTTATGTGGCAGCTTATGGACGCAAAAAAAATGATGCCTAAAGTCGGTACCGAACCGTATAACAGATTTTTGTTCGACAGCAACTTACGGCTTGATTTCGCTCCTCATTGGATGACTTCTGCGATAAACTTAATTCCGTTTATAGAACGTGAAGAGCAAAGTTCTGCGGTATTCGACATTGAAACGGCGTATTCGTCGTCAAAAAATTCAGCGAAATCAAACGGAGAAGCGTCAATTGACAATTTCAGCACTTCGGCTAGAACATATTCTATAGGAACTTCGCATACAAATTGGTACAGAGCCGCTCCCGATCCTTATATGGCAAAGAATTTTGAAAAAAATCCACCCGCCTGGTTTTGGTATTGGTATGAGCCGGCAATTGGAGACAGTCGTACGGAAAGGCGCGAAATTTATCCTTTGGAGAATACTAATAATGCCGCTCAAACGTATTACGACAAAATAAATACGCTGAAATTGGTCGTTCAGCCGTATCCCGAAAAACAGGATTTGCGAAGCGGAATTTCATTGGACGGAAAGAAGCCGGAAGTTTCTCCGTATGCAGGCATAAGCCACGGTTTTTCAAACGCGTTAATGGACCGTTCGGAAGACAGGTATTTTGAGTTTTGGATTAAAGTGAAAGGTGAGACGGGGAAAAAACCCGCCGAAGGAATGCTTTTTATTGACTTGGGAAATTTATCCGAAGATATTTCAATAAACGGGGGGCCGCCCAATGGAGGTATAGAATATGAAACATACTCGTCGTACGTAACTGAAGCGACCGACCTTGGATTAGATAAAAAAAGAAACGAAGACGAGTTTTATCTTTATCCGAATTTCACTTCTTCAGGCAGTTTCTTTTGGGATACGCTCAGATATAACGATCCTCGTTTGGGTGAAGAATGGAGATTTGACCCGTCGCGCGACGACTATAAACTTTATGATAAAGATAATCTTGCGAACAGAAAATATGTAAACGGAACGCAAGGAAACGAAAAAGCGGACAGCAAAGACATAGACGGAGACGGTATTGTCATTTCCGCTATAGACGGCGGAGATTACTTCCGATATAAAATCGATTTAAAAAATATAAAAAAATCACCGTTTTACGATAAAACGCTGCTTGCAAACGACACAAATTCCGGATGGATTCACGTTCGTGTTCCTATCAGTATAATTCCGGATTCGATATCAAATAACAATAAACAAAATTTTGACGTGTACGGAAACCCGGACTGGAGAAGAGTTCGTCACTTAAGAATGCTTTGGACACAAATAGAACCGTCGTTTGATTTGCCGGGGCATTTGGATTCTTTGGAATTTGAAGGAATACAATTCGTGGGGAATACGTGGAAAGAGCAAGTAAAAGACACTTCAGGATTATCCGGATTGGTCGTGGCGAGCGTTTTGGACAGCCGATCAACGCTTGGATACACGTATCCGGCTTGGAAGCATCGCGATTCCATAAACGGAGAACAGGCGACCGATTATACTCTTCGTTTAGAATTTACCGGCGTTCCCGCCGATAGCGTAGTTTTGGTCGGCAGAGATTTTGAAGAATCGCAATCAATGGATTTATCGCGGTATCGGGCTGTAAAATTTTGGGCAAAAGACATAGCGGGTAAAATAAATAATTTTAACGATAATTGGTTCGTTTTACGATTCGGGAACGATGCAAGCGGTTATTATGAGTACAAAACAAGGCGGCTTGGCGAAAATGTCGGCTGGGACGGCGAAGGGTTTGCCGTAAATTTGGACGACTTGACAAAACTTAAAATTTCGTGGTTTGACAAATACGGCGAAAGAGATACGTTAATTAATACCGTTTCAGTAACTGAAAACGGCGACTCTTTGCGAGTTTATTCGGAAACCAGAATTGCGCCTTCACTTTCTAATGTTTCTTGGATTGCGTTCGGAATTCAAAACGGGTCGAATATTTATTCCGGCGATGTTCGAATAAACGGATTCAGGGCGACGGGGATCAGTGATTACAGCGGCTGGGCGTTACGTGCGTCAATGAAACTAAATTGGTCGGATTTTATTGAAAATTCAATGGATTTCAAATATACCGATGCGGATTTTAGAAGCATGTCGGACGATATACACAAAGAAAGCAGTGCGCGTATAAGTTCGGGGTTGGGCTCAAAAATACAAATAGATAAATTTTTGCCCGACAGATTAGGAGTTCAAATTCCGTTAGGCGGCAACATTGCCGCTTCGATGCAGCGGCCGCAAATGCGTCCTAACAGCGATATAAAACTTAATAACACGCGTGGAGAATCCGACGGATTAAGCGATATGCTTGGCGACTTTGGCAGAATTATTTCAAATTCAAAAGAAAAAGGCGAAATTACTTTATCCGAAAAATATGAAACACGCGGACGCAGTCGAAGCGCATATACCGGATACCATAAAAATAAAACTTCCGAAAAAGTCATTCCACGCTTAACGGCAGACAGAATAGGTATAGACTATCGAGTAAATTATCGGGATTCTCTTGCCCGCGCGGGCGAAGTTCCCGAAAATGAAGCGGATAAAATTCATCGTGAAGGATTTGAGAAATATCACGGAGAAATAAACACAAACCGGAATCACAGTATGGATTTGGATTATAATTTTTCTCCGTCCAAAAAGGTTATCGAAACACTTTCTTGGTCGCCGCTAAAAAATGTAAAAAATTTGAACCTTTCAAAAAAGACAAAAGGGATGTCGCTTAATTTACTTCCGGAAAGAGTAATGTTTGATTTTATGAACGTAAACTACCAAAAACGCGAAAAATACAATTCAATTCAAGATGTAACGGACACATCCGGACAGTATTTCCTAAACCAAAAACCCGTTGAAGAAGTTACAATGACGCATGGGTTTAATATGACCTATAAACCTATAAACCCTTTTGTTGCGATAAACTACAATTTGGGGATAAATCGAAACTTTGACAAATTTATAAAAAATTGGGAAAACAGCGGAATCGGTAATTTTGCAAATTCCGCTGTTTTCCGTATGGACGACCAATACCGGCAGTACAACGTACTTTTTAGCGAACAAAGCAGAAACCAAGACATAAAATTAGCCTTTACGCCTGAAATTACACGTTGGCTCACGTTTTCCGCAAACGGCGGAGGCGGGTATTCGCAAAACATGTCGTTAAATTACGACACTACGTATATGAATACCAGTATAAACAGTTCGTTTGATTTAAGCACGCAGTTTAATATTCGTCGTCTTTTTGAGGATTTCTCAAAAAGCGTTAAAAATAGAGAAAATTTTGCGAAAGGTCTTTCAAACATTGCAAAGGGGTTTGAGACGGTTGGATTTGACGGCATAAATTTCAATTACAGCGCAAGCATGAGTTTGAAAAATTCGCTTATGAATATAGATTATTTAGACCGCGGACTTGACGGCGGAAAATTAAATTATATGCTCTATTCTTTCGGACTTTTCAATCGCTCGTTCAGTGATTTTGTTACGGGAAATATGGACGACTCAAATGCGTTCGGCGGCGTTCAAACACGGATAGGAAATACAAATAGCGCCTCGGATAGGCGAAGCACTTCGCAAAACTATACATTGTCCACTTCGCTTCGCATCCCCAAGCCCGTAGAAATTTCCGTAAATAACATGTCGCTTGGCTGGACAAGAACTTATTCGATAACGCCCGAAGTCGACAGATTGGACACGGCGATAATTTTTCCCGACGTTAGGATTGGAGTGAGCAGTTCGGCGTTGGAACAACTTGATATAGTTAAACAAAACTTCTCTAATTTTCGTTTGGATTGGGGATACAATTATCGGCTTACAAACTCAAGAAGCGGAATGTTGTTTAGTAAAATAGAAAAGAATCATAAAGTATATTGGGGATTTTCTCCTCTTATAAAAACCTCGATACGTTTAAAAAAATTGGGTTTAGATTTTTCTTATTCTCTTGATTTGGGATTTGATTCG
This Chitinispirillales bacterium DNA region includes the following protein-coding sequences:
- the htpG gene encoding molecular chaperone HtpG — translated: MSETLEFQAEAKQLLQLMIHSLYSHKEIFLREIVSNASDALDKARFESLTNNAVKIDIDSLKITISVDKENRRLTISDNGIGMSREELINNLGTIARSGSKVFLENLSGDQKLDSNLIGQFGVGFYSVFMVSSKVEVLTKRIGEENAFRWISSADTTYEISTAARAESGTDVIIYLNEGEEEYLENWKIKNLIKKYSSFIAFPVMMASDDENKKGELEKINSLKPIWERNASEVKDEEYEEFYTQACGGFGKVLKTIHTKAEGAMEYSAIAFIPEKISPFEIYNQERKHGVKLYVRKVFISDDIKELLPDYFRFVRGIVDSNDLPLNVSREILQDNPIIGKIRKALSGKIFSELKKLAQNDKEKYSAFWKEFGAIIKEGLYNDYENREELLDILRFNSSGGDNADYLTSLDEYISRMNEKQKDIYYLIGDTYETVRKSPHMELFREKNIEVIYFTDPIDEFIVPALFNAKGKELKSIADSKLDLGELDGEDKTAKEESEKKLKKFIGRVKNILNEKVANVSITTRLKESPARVVAGEGEVGGHMEKMMKAMGKMIPDSKKNLEINANHSVIDKLNSLYEKDPKSDDLQEWVTLLYEQALIADGSPVPDQSAYMQRINKLFEKAIG
- a CDS encoding tryptophan 7-halogenase; translated protein: MTKALPEYDIIIVGGGPAGLSAAAKLSKTFSVLLIEKNELGTTFASWYSYLDRVKAQKLDDAIAFKSEHIHFVAPTLQHNMRDDCVVLDHDKTLQIWIDRAKNNGVKFVRAEFRGYSRKKQDFVTVETTNGIFTGKLLIDACGAHSPIVRKRNLVRRVDAWVIYGAKIRVKNNLRPVQLEYYPLNDDENTYVGIHPFNENEINFYVFIGKNGTFGDPQKLKLRFEKTLASTYPDAEVIAPLYGSIPSGILKKYALDNVIFWGASGMLNPDGCGMGFNEILRQLDTFEAEITRTFRANRLDERALRRVALGLRNIETMHFQRIIGAFSLYFIRSEGRWDGGVRWLNALGGHSKYWMRNEMSLLWIRDATLKLHKAVPFKETIKMIPPNELLFIFEQLIRFSFSAIFINILRFFGLARR
- the rimO gene encoding 30S ribosomal protein S12 methylthiotransferase RimO, with translation MKKLFLCNLGCSKNFVDGDTIAGFLVKNGFETTQNAAVADAIIVNTCSFIEQATQEAINTILEYASQKKVGSEFIVSGCFSQRYKSKVEKNFPEVDLWLSTQNWREELKKFYNFQDITKGFERILSEPIHTQYLKISDGCSHKCSFCVIPQIKGDFKSEPMEKIVKEAQILEEKGVKEIIIVSQDTSFYGRDIGVNLTVLLKTLLEATNFRWIRTMYLHPNFVDDEFLDFIAGNSRICPYFDIPLQHICDEILKSMGRKPKKSELYKLIEKIRKKVPNATIRSSFIIGYPNENLKDFKELCEFVKWAEFDKLGVFPYSPEEGAKAAKLSNRPANKTVQKRITTIMEIQREISRKKQEAKIGQKIEIIVDGVSEFPEYNFECRSVGDAPEVDGKVFLTDGDAAVGDFVEAEIVDCDDYDLFAKFVKKV
- the ispG gene encoding flavodoxin-dependent (E)-4-hydroxy-3-methylbut-2-enyl-diphosphate synthase, producing MINSIQRKLTRVAFVGNVKIGGENPISIQSMTNTKTADVEATTAQIRKLEESGCEIIRITVNDDAAAQGFEKIVKRTKLPIVADIHFDYKMALSAIKSGAAKVRINPGNIGSVERTKEVVEAAKAAGIAIRVGVNSGSLQKDLLEKYGRPTPEALAQSALRYAEMMDELNFTNLVLSIKSTDVVSTIAACEILSSKTDIPQHIGITESGTIKTGTIKSAAGLGAILSRGIGDTIRVSLSGDPVDEVGVAREILKSLGLRGGPVLIACPTCGRTQIDLAGLAEKVEEKLKSVKEDISVAVMGCVVNGPGEAKEADVGVAGGIGEGLLFVKGQTVKKVAESQIISELFVLINNFLEEKNRIVK
- the sprA gene encoding cell surface protein SprA, which produces MLKKIKNYYIAIFAVFLFSVYSFAQIEYGSGTYRNPYADLYSGSPLQEFHADVLDKNKPAMMKDTLIVDFGNRNVTFSRIDKLTEMPVWQFHYSEIEDYLRDMETHARNSLWNEYVREKGKFSRKDNYTNKSGLTFAVPARLPRWATRILGQEPPKLAITGSQKILFGVSVDADEGTRDKPGKKRAQVMFQPTSDFNIKGSVGRLLHLEINLKGNVKDSDFFDQARDQLSQVKIHYREETPGELEDDIIQEVEIGKTNFQMPGQGLAGYSSGSNENLFGIKVRSKLGPLELTTIASIENVETQHKTIKSNEPRTDTISELQYAKNQFFYIDDIYRQKAENPSTQAPEILTEKIHVYRKVTWKSPTDDIRYAYYKEGGEEAHAFKKLKSGVDYTMDLTRQGVIQFMSRLNESDVIGVVFEIAGLAYKGDTTINKVVINDSTTADAYRDLWVLKNGSSKIENDNYNLMLRNVYYIGTGDETDFTLDVLRKSLDGKQKSQNDAGEYFSDILGLSENGTISVTNRQIFDLENGYMFIPPFKAKTGENANWVFTNPNLGLSDKDSNVNFDAYDDSKSSVKAKYKIVTKGKKRVERFNLDFGIVEGSEKLSIGAGDSLIRYTDYDIDYGFGSVVLISPKALSADVIECDYQKESLFLLDKKVFIGINGKLDLPGIGRNSFLSTTLMWQLMDAKKMMPKVGTEPYNRFLFDSNLRLDFAPHWMTSAINLIPFIEREEQSSAVFDIETAYSSSKNSAKSNGEASIDNFSTSARTYSIGTSHTNWYRAAPDPYMAKNFEKNPPAWFWYWYEPAIGDSRTERREIYPLENTNNAAQTYYDKINTLKLVVQPYPEKQDLRSGISLDGKKPEVSPYAGISHGFSNALMDRSEDRYFEFWIKVKGETGKKPAEGMLFIDLGNLSEDISINGGPPNGGIEYETYSSYVTEATDLGLDKKRNEDEFYLYPNFTSSGSFFWDTLRYNDPRLGEEWRFDPSRDDYKLYDKDNLANRKYVNGTQGNEKADSKDIDGDGIVISAIDGGDYFRYKIDLKNIKKSPFYDKTLLANDTNSGWIHVRVPISIIPDSISNNNKQNFDVYGNPDWRRVRHLRMLWTQIEPSFDLPGHLDSLEFEGIQFVGNTWKEQVKDTSGLSGLVVASVLDSRSTLGYTYPAWKHRDSINGEQATDYTLRLEFTGVPADSVVLVGRDFEESQSMDLSRYRAVKFWAKDIAGKINNFNDNWFVLRFGNDASGYYEYKTRRLGENVGWDGEGFAVNLDDLTKLKISWFDKYGERDTLINTVSVTENGDSLRVYSETRIAPSLSNVSWIAFGIQNGSNIYSGDVRINGFRATGISDYSGWALRASMKLNWSDFIENSMDFKYTDADFRSMSDDIHKESSARISSGLGSKIQIDKFLPDRLGVQIPLGGNIAASMQRPQMRPNSDIKLNNTRGESDGLSDMLGDFGRIISNSKEKGEITLSEKYETRGRSRSAYTGYHKNKTSEKVIPRLTADRIGIDYRVNYRDSLARAGEVPENEADKIHREGFEKYHGEINTNRNHSMDLDYNFSPSKKVIETLSWSPLKNVKNLNLSKKTKGMSLNLLPERVMFDFMNVNYQKREKYNSIQDVTDTSGQYFLNQKPVEEVTMTHGFNMTYKPINPFVAINYNLGINRNFDKFIKNWENSGIGNFANSAVFRMDDQYRQYNVLFSEQSRNQDIKLAFTPEITRWLTFSANGGGGYSQNMSLNYDTTYMNTSINSSFDLSTQFNIRRLFEDFSKSVKNRENFAKGLSNIAKGFETVGFDGINFNYSASMSLKNSLMNIDYLDRGLDGGKLNYMLYSFGLFNRSFSDFVTGNMDDSNAFGGVQTRIGNTNSASDRRSTSQNYTLSTSLRIPKPVEISVNNMSLGWTRTYSITPEVDRLDTAIIFPDVRIGVSSSALEQLDIVKQNFSNFRLDWGYNYRLTNSRSGMLFSKIEKNHKVYWGFSPLIKTSIRLKKLGLDFSYSLDLGFDSTEVRDSSLVADEGRWIDTLMRSSQTKTVTNNWTAGYHVDGKRGRTIKLFRDQVIEIKGDIDYSLSIRLIKSYHRFYPQKNNNTFENEDYDDVSINIYPQMAYKFTKNVDARLFYELRRNITGKQEFLSHHSQFAMEVTISF